A genomic region of Arachis hypogaea cultivar Tifrunner chromosome 5, arahy.Tifrunner.gnm2.J5K5, whole genome shotgun sequence contains the following coding sequences:
- the LOC112800634 gene encoding cytochrome P450 71D8, whose translation MEAESSSLLVPTFFLLILISFVVKYYKSKTKPSHKLPPGPWKLPLIGNFHQVAQAGPLPHRSLRELAKKYGPFMHLKLGENSTVVISSAKLAKEVLKTYDGSFQKRPLLAAVPTLVYGPADIVFSPSGDYWRDMRKICTLELLSKKKVQSLAFIREAEMERTIQKIRESAGSRINLSDMIFHLISVTVYRAAFGNSNMDHSEFILLIKEAMQILGGFHWGDLFPSIKPLFYLSGLKSKVENLHERLDRFMEDIIKEHQKKQKEGRTDVEEEDLVDVLLRVQQSGSLQTNLTITNVKAVIGDIFAAGMDTSAATLEWGMSEMMKNPRVMAKLQAELREALKGKKTIQESDIEELSYLKLVVKETLRLHCPTPLLIPRECTEETNIHGYDIPVKTRVMVNVWAIGRDPQYWHDAESFIPERFEDSSLDYKGNNFEYLPFGGGRRICPGMNFGVASITLPLALLLYHFNWQLPDGMKPEDLDMTEVPGLAIARKHPLCVIATPYQP comes from the exons ATGGAAGCTGAATCCTCCTCCTTGCTTGTTCCTACGTTTTTTCTGTTGATACTGATTTCTTTTGTTGTGAAATATTACAAGTCAAAAACGAAGCCCAGTCATAAATTACCACCTGGTCCATGGAAATTACCCCTCATTGGTAACTTCCATCAAGTTGCACAAGCGGGACCACTGCCACACCGTTCTCTCAGAGAACTAGCAAAAAAATATGGACCCTTCATGCACCTCAAACTGGGTGAAAACTCCACAGTAGTTATATCTTCTGCTAAGCTAGCGAAGGAGGTACTCAAAACCTATGATGGATCTTTTCAAAAGAGGCCTCTTCTTGCTGCTGTTCCAACTCTAGTATATGGCCCTGCAGATATTGTATTCTCTCCCTCCGGCGATTACTGGAGAGACATGCGCAAGATATGTACTCTGGAACTTTTGAGTAAGAAAAAGGTTCAGTCTCTGGCTTTTATAAGAGAAGCAGAGATGGAAAGAACCATCCAGAAGATCCGTGAATCTGCGGGTTCACGGATCAATCTGTCTGACATGATTTTCCACTTGATAAGTGTAACTGTCTACAGGGCTGCCTTTGGTAACTCCAACATGGACCATAGTGAGTTTATCCTTCTCATCAAAGAAGCAATGCAAATCTTGGGAGGGTTTCATTGGGGGGATTTGTTTCCTTCAATCAAACCTCTGTTTTATTTGAGTGGATTGAAGTCAAAGGTGGAGAATCTGCACGAGAGACTTGATAGATTCATGGAGGACATCATAAAGGAGCATCAAAAGAAGCAGAAAGAAGGTAGGAccgatgttgaagaggaagaccTTGTTGATGTTCTGTTGAGAGTTCAGCAAAGTGGGAGTCTCCAGACCAACCTAACAATCACAAACGTCAAAGCTGTCATTGGG GACATATTCGCTGCTGGAATGGATACCTCGGCAGCAACATTAGAATGGGGCATGTCAGAAATGATGAAAAACCCAAGAGTGATGGCAAAGTTACAAGCTGAATTAAGAGAAGCACTTAAAGGAAAGAAAACAATTCAAGAAAGCGATATTGAAGAACTAAGTTACCTGAAGCTAGTGGTGAAGGAGACATTAAGGTTACACTGTCCAACTCCATTGTTGATCCCTAGAGAATGCACTGAAGAAACCAACATTCATGGGTATGATATACCAGTGAAGACGAGAGTGATGGTGAACGTGTGGGCAATTGGAAGAGATCCCCAATACTGGCATGATGCTGAGAGTTTCATACCTGAGAGGTTTGAAGATAGTTCATTGGATTACAAAGGGAATAACTTTGAGTATTTGCCATTTGGGGGAGGAAGGAGAATCTGTCCTGGTATGAATTTTGGTGTGGCCAGCATTACACTTCCTTTGGCTCTCTTACTTTACCATTTCAATTGGCAACTCCCCGATGGCATGAAGCCTGAGGATCTCGACATGACTGAAGTCCCTGGCTTGGCAATTGCAAGAAAACATCCCTTGTGCGTCATTGCCACTCCTTATCAACCATAA